In the genome of Telluria mixta, the window TTCGCCTTCGCCGGTGTGCTTGGCGACGACGCCTTTCACCGTCGTGAACGCGGTCCATGAGCCGGTGCCGTCGGCGCCGTAGTCGCGGCCCTTGACGTTGCCGTACGTGACGCGCAGCGTGCTGTTCGCATCCGGGTACACGGCTTTTCCCTTGCTGTTCAGGTACGCGATCTTCGCTTTCATATAGCTGGCGTAGGTCTTCTGGATGCTTCCCGCCAGTTCGTCCTCTTCCGCCTCGTGCTTCATGTCGGCGTCGTACATCGCGACGGCGGCCTTGATGAAGCTGTCGTTGCTGGCCCTGAAGTCCTGCGGGGTCTTCGTCAGCCAAGCCATGCGCTGGTCCTTGTCCTGCAGGTGCGAGCCCGCGTAGATGCGGTCCAGCGCCGTTTTCAATTCGGTTTCGGACATGCCCGGCCGGATGCCCAGCGCGCTGTCGAATGCAGCGTCGTGCTGGTCGACGGGCTGCGCGTTGTACTGCTTCAGGAAGTTCAGCACGAGGGCCTTGTCGACCTTCTCGTCGTACGTGCGGTCCTGGCCGCCGATGACGGACGTCAGGCGCGGCAGGTCGCGCTCCTGGTAGCCGGACTTGCGCTCGACGTCCGGCTTCGTGCGCTCGTTGGCCAGGCGGTACAGGGTGCGCGCCGAGTTCAGGAAGCGCGGCATCGAATAGCCGAGGAAGAACTCGCGCCGGGAGTCGGCGTCGCGCCGGGCGATCAGCTTTTCGGCCGCTTCGATGTCGGCGCCGAATGCCGCCTTGCGCTGCGGGTCCGCATCGACCCAGGCCTTCAGCGCATTGTGCTCGGCCGTCTTGCGCGCCAGGATGTCGCTGCCTTCGTAGTTGGCGATCATGCCCTTGCGGTTCTTGTAGTAGTTGTTGACGCTCGCGATCTGGCCCGCGTACTTCAGGCGCGCGGCCGGATCGTTCTTCGTCTCGCGTTCGATGACGGCCAGCGTCTCGCCCGAGGCCTTCACGAACGCGGGGTAATTCCAGTCGAACGTGAACGCCACTTCCGACGGCAGGCGGTGCCGGTTCGTGCGGCCCGGGTAGCCGAGGGCCATGACGAAATCGCCTTCCTTCACGCCATCCTTCGCGATCCTGAGCCACAGCTTCGGACGGTAGGGGACGTTGTCCTTCGCGTAGTCGGCAGCCTTGCCATCCTTGCTGACGTACGCGCGATAAAAGCCGTAGTCGCCCGTGTGGCGCGGCCACATCCAGTTGTCGGTGTCGCCGCCGAACTTGCCGATGCCGACCGGGGGCGCGTGCACGAGGCGCACGTCGCGGATCTCGAGCTGCTTGATGCGGTAGAACTCGAGGCCGCCATAAAAACTCGCGACGGTGCAGCGGTAGCCGGCGTCCTTCTCGCATTCCGCGACGAGTGTTTTCTGGTTCTTCTCCATCGCATCCAGGCGCGCCTTGCCCGTCAGCGTCGCGACGTCCGGCGTGATCACGCGCGTGCTGACGTCCGCGACTTCCTCCGTCACGAACACGCGGCTCCCCGGCGCGGCGGGCAATTCGTCGGCCATCGTCTTCGCCAGGAAGCCGTCGGCGAGCAGGTCGCGCTGCGGCGTGGCGTTCACGGCCACGCTGTTGTACACGCAGTGGTGGTTCGTGATCACGAGGCCTTGCGGCGACACGAACGACGCCGAGCAGCCGCCCAGGCTCACGATGGCGCCCATCGGGAATTCGGTCAGCCGGGTGAGGGTGCTCGGGTCGAGCTTGAGGCCGGCGGTCTTGAGTTGCTTGGCGATGTGCGGCAGCTGCTGCGGCATCCACATGCCTTCGTCGGCCCGGGCGGAAAACGAGATGAGAATCGCGAGCGAAATCAGGGCCTGTTTCATTGCTTGTCCTTTACAGCTGCGCCCCGATCAGGTCGGCCAGCTTGCCGCCGATTTTTTCCATGAACGGGCGGTTCTGCCACGCCTGCAACGTGATGGGGCGCGCGTGTTTC includes:
- a CDS encoding S46 family peptidase, which encodes MKQALISLAILISFSARADEGMWMPQQLPHIAKQLKTAGLKLDPSTLTRLTEFPMGAIVSLGGCSASFVSPQGLVITNHHCVYNSVAVNATPQRDLLADGFLAKTMADELPAAPGSRVFVTEEVADVSTRVITPDVATLTGKARLDAMEKNQKTLVAECEKDAGYRCTVASFYGGLEFYRIKQLEIRDVRLVHAPPVGIGKFGGDTDNWMWPRHTGDYGFYRAYVSKDGKAADYAKDNVPYRPKLWLRIAKDGVKEGDFVMALGYPGRTNRHRLPSEVAFTFDWNYPAFVKASGETLAVIERETKNDPAARLKYAGQIASVNNYYKNRKGMIANYEGSDILARKTAEHNALKAWVDADPQRKAAFGADIEAAEKLIARRDADSRREFFLGYSMPRFLNSARTLYRLANERTKPDVERKSGYQERDLPRLTSVIGGQDRTYDEKVDKALVLNFLKQYNAQPVDQHDAAFDSALGIRPGMSETELKTALDRIYAGSHLQDKDQRMAWLTKTPQDFRASNDSFIKAAVAMYDADMKHEAEEDELAGSIQKTYASYMKAKIAYLNSKGKAVYPDANSTLRVTYGNVKGRDYGADGTGSWTAFTTVKGVVAKHTGEGEFNAPARQLAAIRAKDFGRWADPKLNTVPVDFLATLDITGGNSGSAALNARGELVGLAFDVTLDSIISDWDFNPPATRDILVDIRYILWNMEKVDHADSLLKEMGVL